Proteins encoded in a region of the Paenibacillus sp. E222 genome:
- a CDS encoding response regulator, translated as MQMIIVDDEAHWVDNLSMTKPWHTLGIEQVHKAYSAHEALQLIDTHPIDIVISDIQMPEMTGIELIERIRVRDKKIKCILLSGHSEFDYAKKAIQFEAVDYLLKPPTDDELMGAVQKAIDQLNTEWELVSSLKRTQFTLRENLPHLRGRLLLEALQGHRIASSEWARKLANYDLPFHAGDCALMLVRMEEEFGQYDNNDQTLLEYAVINMAEEIMGEFMEVWGVKEEHGYLVFLLQLKVNDTDIGKETILEKLSVQLQSKVKQFLKGSLSIVITEWFAFPDQLYDRFRQASAYFRQIVGDEREFVMRVSDVETPSAQGPLDVLYTPPTFIHLLESGQWDAAEEKILAVCAELDEKWSESWEHCMEAGFLITASFTNLAHRNRLTLANLMGDDVGLLQSGEAFTTISKLRKWSLSVLGKLKEGTSNEIKDIRSEYVKKIQDFTDKNLHLDVSLRVLADHVNLHPTHLSKIYKIETGEGISDYISRLRMDRACHKLVTTTKKVYEISMEIGYMDPAYFIKVFKRQFGVTPQEYRDQH; from the coding sequence ATGCAAATGATCATCGTAGACGATGAAGCACACTGGGTTGATAATCTGTCCATGACCAAGCCCTGGCATACGCTGGGGATCGAACAGGTACACAAAGCATACTCAGCACACGAAGCACTTCAACTGATCGATACCCACCCTATAGATATTGTGATCTCGGATATTCAAATGCCTGAAATGACAGGTATTGAACTGATCGAACGGATCAGAGTCCGTGACAAAAAAATAAAGTGCATTCTTTTATCCGGACATTCCGAATTCGATTACGCCAAAAAAGCCATCCAGTTCGAGGCCGTAGATTACTTGCTGAAACCACCAACAGACGATGAATTGATGGGAGCCGTTCAAAAAGCCATCGATCAATTAAACACCGAATGGGAACTCGTAAGCTCACTAAAACGAACCCAGTTTACCCTTCGAGAGAACCTACCGCATTTGCGGGGTCGACTGCTGCTTGAGGCTTTGCAAGGACATCGAATTGCCTCCAGCGAATGGGCACGAAAACTTGCCAATTACGATTTGCCCTTCCACGCCGGCGATTGCGCGTTAATGCTTGTACGTATGGAAGAAGAATTCGGGCAATATGACAACAACGATCAAACCTTGCTTGAATATGCGGTCATCAATATGGCGGAAGAGATTATGGGTGAGTTTATGGAAGTGTGGGGCGTGAAGGAGGAGCATGGATATCTGGTGTTTCTGCTTCAACTGAAAGTGAACGACACCGACATTGGCAAAGAAACCATACTGGAGAAGCTTTCGGTACAGCTTCAGTCCAAAGTTAAACAGTTTCTGAAGGGTTCCCTCTCCATCGTCATCACCGAATGGTTCGCGTTTCCCGATCAGCTATATGATCGTTTTCGGCAGGCCTCCGCTTATTTCCGGCAAATTGTCGGGGACGAGCGTGAATTCGTCATGCGGGTCAGCGACGTGGAGACTCCGTCGGCACAAGGTCCGCTGGATGTCCTGTATACCCCACCCACTTTCATTCATCTGTTAGAGAGTGGTCAATGGGATGCGGCAGAAGAAAAAATACTAGCCGTCTGTGCGGAGCTGGATGAGAAATGGTCGGAGTCGTGGGAGCATTGTATGGAGGCTGGATTTCTAATTACGGCTTCGTTCACCAATCTCGCACACCGGAACAGGCTGACTTTAGCTAATTTAATGGGTGACGATGTCGGGTTGTTACAGAGTGGAGAAGCCTTTACTACCATCAGTAAACTGCGCAAATGGTCGCTCAGTGTACTTGGCAAACTCAAGGAAGGCACGTCCAACGAGATCAAAGACATCCGTTCCGAGTATGTGAAGAAGATTCAGGATTTTACGGATAAAAACCTGCATCTGGATGTTTCTTTGCGTGTACTGGCCGACCATGTCAATCTGCATCCGACCCATTTGTCCAAGATTTATAAGATTGAAACAGGCGAAGGCATTAGTGATTATATCTCGCGCCTGCGCATGGATCGGGCCTGTCACAAGCTCGTTACGACTACCAAAAAAGTATATGAAATCAGCATGGAGATTGGCTATATGGACCCGGCTTATTTTATTAAAGTGTTCAAGCGCCAGTTTGGCGTCACGCCGCAGGAGTACCGAGACCAACATTAA